Below is a window of Ferrimicrobium sp. DNA.
TCTTCCTATTCGTCACCGGGCACTCATCGGCCGCGACTACCATCGCCGACCTCTACAGCCTGGCCGCCTTCATCCCTGGTCTCGCGCTCACCATCCGACGCCTCCACGACACCAACCGTAGGGGCTGGTGGTGGCTGATCATCCTCATTCCAATCGCTGGACCCATCACTCTTCTCGTCCTTCTTGCAATGCGTTCCTACCCATCAGCGAATGAGTGGGGATCGCCGCCCGCGCAAGGATATACCCAGAACACCTAAATGGCTGAAAGTAAGTCGCTATATCGCTGCTCAGACCGTGACCGGTGTCGCCTCCACGATGACGTTGTCGGCATAGGAGCCACCCACACCGGGGATCTCGGTGAAGGGGCCACCACAGGTGACGAGGGCCAAGGT
It encodes the following:
- a CDS encoding DUF805 domain-containing protein; protein product: MTFIQAYEQMWLNYTNFRGRANRPAYWKAVAVNLVLSIIFLFVTGHSSAATTIADLYSLAAFIPGLALTIRRLHDTNRRGWWWLIILIPIAGPITLLVLLAMRSYPSANEWGSPPAQGYTQNT